The Lysinibacter cavernae genome has a window encoding:
- the coaA gene encoding type I pantothenate kinase: protein MTATTRAWQEDLANPYTEISRSQWAALAPNTPLPLTETEIVQLRGLGEPLDMTEVNEVYRPLSRFINMYAAGTKRLNERAHSFLGDNTRPSPFVIGVAGSVAVGKSTMARLLRELLARWDDTPRVDLITTDGFLYTNAELERRGIAHRKGFPESYDRRALLKFVTQVKGGAAEVRAPFYSHLVYDIVPNAHITVRQPDILIVEGLNVLQSATAQHPLAVSDLFDFSIYVDARTSDIAHWYEERFLALQKGAFTDPNSHFRRFADLSEEQARAVAGEYWKNINEPNLIENVRPTRSRASLVLRKDSDHTVQKVLLRKF from the coding sequence ATGACAGCTACGACGCGCGCATGGCAGGAAGACCTCGCCAATCCCTACACTGAGATCTCCAGGTCCCAGTGGGCAGCGCTTGCCCCAAATACCCCGCTTCCGCTTACAGAAACTGAGATTGTGCAGTTGCGTGGCCTCGGCGAACCGCTCGATATGACCGAGGTCAACGAGGTCTACAGACCTCTCAGCAGATTCATAAATATGTACGCGGCTGGCACCAAGCGCCTCAACGAGCGGGCCCATTCATTTCTCGGAGACAACACTCGTCCCTCCCCGTTTGTGATTGGCGTTGCAGGCTCGGTTGCCGTCGGTAAATCGACCATGGCGCGCCTCCTTCGCGAGCTTCTCGCCCGGTGGGATGACACCCCTCGAGTCGATCTCATCACGACCGACGGTTTTTTGTACACCAATGCCGAACTTGAGCGGCGTGGCATCGCCCACCGTAAAGGCTTCCCCGAGTCATACGACCGCCGCGCGCTGCTCAAGTTTGTGACGCAGGTCAAGGGCGGAGCCGCCGAGGTGAGGGCGCCGTTTTATTCTCATCTTGTCTACGACATCGTGCCGAATGCCCACATCACCGTTCGCCAACCAGACATCCTCATTGTCGAAGGGCTGAACGTGTTGCAGTCGGCAACCGCACAGCATCCTCTGGCGGTCAGTGACCTGTTCGATTTTTCGATCTATGTGGATGCCCGTACCAGCGATATCGCGCACTGGTACGAAGAACGTTTCCTTGCACTGCAGAAGGGCGCGTTCACCGACCCAAATTCTCATTTCCGGCGATTTGCCGACCTCAGCGAAGAGCAGGCCCGCGCCGTCGCCGGCGAGTACTGGAAAAACATCAACGAGCCGAACCTCATCGAGAACGTGCGCCCAACTCGCTCACGAGCCTCGCTCGTGCTCAGGAAAGACTCTGACCACACGGTGCAGAAGGTTCTCCTCCGCAAGTTCTAA
- a CDS encoding holo-ACP synthase — translation MILGIGVDTAEIARFERSLRRTPALATRLFAEQERMLPVWSLAARFAAKEALIKALGGDHELGWHDMVIPATAGARPSFELTEALAAVRERIGVTNIHLSLTHDGGMATAFVVVEGDPS, via the coding sequence ATGATTCTTGGAATTGGGGTTGATACCGCAGAGATTGCTCGATTCGAGCGCTCTCTGCGGCGCACTCCGGCCCTTGCGACGCGCCTGTTTGCCGAACAGGAGCGGATGCTTCCCGTCTGGTCACTCGCCGCGCGCTTTGCGGCAAAAGAAGCGCTCATTAAGGCGCTCGGAGGAGACCACGAGCTTGGCTGGCACGACATGGTTATTCCAGCAACGGCCGGGGCACGGCCGAGCTTTGAACTGACGGAGGCCCTTGCCGCCGTGCGTGAGCGGATTGGCGTGACGAACATCCACCTTTCTTTGACCCACGACGGTGGCATGGCTACCGCATTTGTGGTGGTGGAAGGAGACCCCTCATGA
- the tsaE gene encoding tRNA (adenosine(37)-N6)-threonylcarbamoyltransferase complex ATPase subunit type 1 TsaE → MLTTLTVSHPDAMHELGILLGRQLKPGDLVALTGPLGAGKTTLTRGIGEGLGVRGPVTSPTFVLARTHPSLVGGPPLVHVDAYRLSSALELDDLDIDFMNSVVVVEWGAGMLDGISDSLLDLVIERPTGAGADTVETPEGEEPIEPRILRVTTTGPRWDSGLQLGL, encoded by the coding sequence ATGCTGACAACGTTGACCGTTTCTCACCCAGATGCAATGCACGAGCTTGGCATACTGCTTGGAAGGCAGCTCAAGCCTGGTGATCTGGTTGCGCTGACCGGCCCGCTCGGAGCGGGAAAGACGACGCTGACACGCGGCATCGGCGAGGGCTTGGGCGTCAGAGGACCCGTCACGAGCCCAACCTTTGTTCTGGCGCGCACCCATCCTTCGCTGGTTGGCGGCCCGCCGCTTGTGCACGTTGATGCCTACCGGCTGTCGAGCGCGCTTGAGCTTGATGACCTTGACATCGATTTTATGAACTCCGTTGTGGTTGTCGAATGGGGCGCGGGGATGCTTGACGGTATTTCCGACTCGCTGCTTGACCTTGTCATTGAGCGGCCAACGGGCGCCGGCGCTGACACCGTCGAAACCCCTGAGGGTGAAGAGCCCATCGAGCCCCGTATCCTCCGCGTGACAACAACAGGACCGCGCTGGGACAGCGGCCTACAACTCGGCCTGTAG
- the alr gene encoding alanine racemase produces the protein MTSEVLEQRPFRRAVVSTSAIAENVRSLRARFAGQTVIAVVKANAYGHGAVASARAALAGGATWLGVADLNEAIELRSAGIDSSLLCWVHGPNTAFEYGIAKNIDIGVSSLAQLEAVAAAVARLRLGNEAGPVTAMIQIKCDSGLSRNGVPSDQITSVFSRARELERAGVLRVRGLFSHLSNASEADDREAIAAFAGIVKMATDAGLEPDLIHIAASAAALSYSAEDLVVLPVNAVRLGLVIYGLSPLEGVTSADLGLRPAMRLEGTVLNVKRVPAGAGVSYDYTYRTAGETTLALVGLGYADGIPRAASNSAQISVRGRTYRIAGRVAMDQFVLDVGDDTVDVGDTAVIFGDPNDGYPSVESFAEACGTINYEIVTRVGPRAYREYTTE, from the coding sequence ATGACAAGCGAGGTACTTGAACAGCGGCCGTTCCGGCGTGCAGTCGTGAGCACCAGCGCCATTGCCGAAAACGTTCGCAGCCTTCGCGCTCGGTTTGCGGGGCAGACAGTCATCGCGGTCGTGAAGGCGAATGCCTACGGTCATGGCGCCGTTGCGTCCGCACGGGCGGCCCTCGCCGGCGGGGCGACGTGGCTCGGCGTCGCAGACCTGAACGAAGCGATTGAGCTTCGCAGCGCTGGAATTGATTCGTCGCTGTTGTGCTGGGTCCACGGACCGAACACCGCGTTTGAGTACGGAATCGCCAAGAACATCGACATTGGCGTGAGCTCGCTTGCACAGCTTGAGGCCGTCGCTGCAGCGGTCGCCCGGCTGCGGCTGGGCAACGAGGCCGGTCCGGTTACCGCCATGATCCAGATTAAATGCGACTCCGGGCTGAGCCGAAATGGCGTGCCGTCCGACCAGATCACGTCGGTCTTCTCCAGGGCTCGCGAGCTGGAGCGCGCTGGCGTGCTGCGCGTGCGCGGCCTGTTCAGCCACCTCTCGAATGCATCTGAGGCGGATGATCGCGAGGCGATCGCCGCGTTTGCCGGAATCGTGAAGATGGCAACGGATGCCGGGCTTGAGCCGGACCTCATCCATATTGCAGCCTCGGCTGCCGCGCTGAGCTATTCGGCAGAAGACCTCGTCGTGTTGCCGGTCAACGCGGTCCGCCTTGGGCTCGTGATTTATGGCCTTTCCCCACTCGAGGGAGTAACCTCCGCGGATCTTGGACTTCGCCCGGCAATGCGCCTGGAAGGGACCGTGCTCAACGTGAAGCGCGTTCCCGCAGGAGCTGGCGTATCTTACGATTACACGTACCGGACCGCGGGGGAGACCACCCTCGCCCTTGTTGGCCTCGGCTACGCAGACGGAATCCCACGGGCCGCCTCGAACTCGGCCCAGATCTCCGTTCGGGGCCGTACGTATCGCATTGCGGGTCGAGTCGCCATGGACCAGTTTGTACTCGATGTTGGCGACGATACTGTTGACGTGGGTGATACCGCCGTCATCTTTGGCGATCCGAACGACGGCTATCCGTCGGTGGAGTCGTTTGCGGAAGCCTGCGGCACGATTAACTACGAGATTGTGACCAGGGTCGGCCCGCGTGCTTACCGCGAGTACACAACCGAATAG
- the glmM gene encoding phosphoglucosamine mutase, with amino-acid sequence MRRLFGTDGVRGLAGIDVTADLALGLAQAAARVLGRSAREDSRRPVAVVARDPRVSGEFISAAVAAGLASSGVDVLDAGVIPTPAAAFLVADVDADFGVMVSASHNPAPDNGIKFFARGGKKLADEVEDRIEAALSEPKLSPTGREVGRIRRFADAEDRYVLHLLGTMPVRLDGIHVVLDCAHGAAAGISPDVFRDAGATVTVIGNDPDGYNINDGVGSTHLDLIGKTVVEIGADLGIAHDGDADRCLAVDHEGNVVDGDMIMAILAVSMSERGLLKDHTLVATVMSNLGLRMAMRDHGISIVETGVGDRYVLEVLNEGNYSLGGEQSGHVIMSEHATTGDGILTGLQLAAEMVRTEKTLKELSTLMTVYPQVLVNVKGVDRSKSATDSVIAQAVAQAEIVLGESGRVLLRPSGTEPVVRVMVEAAEQHVAEQLANDLADVVRARTAL; translated from the coding sequence TTGCGTCGCCTTTTTGGCACGGACGGCGTCCGTGGTCTTGCGGGAATCGACGTTACAGCCGACCTGGCACTCGGGCTTGCTCAAGCAGCAGCCCGGGTGCTGGGTCGTTCTGCACGTGAAGACTCTCGCCGCCCAGTCGCCGTTGTAGCCCGAGACCCACGAGTTTCGGGAGAATTCATTTCCGCCGCGGTTGCGGCAGGACTTGCAAGCTCTGGCGTTGATGTTCTCGACGCCGGAGTTATCCCCACACCGGCTGCCGCTTTCCTGGTAGCCGATGTGGATGCCGACTTTGGTGTGATGGTTTCTGCCTCACACAATCCAGCGCCCGACAATGGTATTAAGTTCTTTGCCCGCGGTGGCAAGAAACTTGCCGACGAGGTCGAGGACCGTATCGAGGCCGCGCTCAGCGAACCAAAGCTCAGCCCAACGGGCCGCGAGGTCGGTCGCATTCGCAGATTTGCGGATGCCGAAGATCGTTACGTCCTTCACCTGCTTGGCACCATGCCGGTTCGTCTTGATGGCATCCACGTTGTACTTGACTGTGCGCACGGCGCTGCCGCTGGTATTTCCCCGGATGTCTTCCGTGACGCTGGAGCCACGGTGACCGTTATCGGTAACGATCCAGACGGCTACAACATCAATGATGGTGTCGGCTCTACTCATCTTGACCTCATCGGTAAAACGGTCGTCGAGATTGGTGCCGATCTTGGCATCGCACACGATGGTGATGCTGACCGCTGCCTTGCGGTCGACCATGAGGGCAACGTCGTCGACGGAGACATGATTATGGCAATTCTTGCTGTCTCAATGTCTGAACGAGGACTGCTCAAAGACCACACTCTTGTCGCGACAGTGATGAGTAACCTTGGCCTTCGCATGGCGATGCGCGATCACGGCATCAGTATTGTTGAGACCGGGGTTGGCGACCGCTACGTGCTTGAGGTCCTCAACGAAGGCAATTACTCGCTTGGTGGGGAACAATCAGGGCACGTGATCATGAGTGAGCACGCGACAACCGGCGACGGCATCCTAACCGGCCTGCAGCTTGCCGCCGAGATGGTTCGAACAGAGAAGACGCTGAAAGAGCTTTCGACGCTCATGACCGTCTATCCTCAGGTGCTCGTGAATGTGAAGGGTGTTGACCGTTCAAAGTCGGCAACCGACTCAGTCATCGCGCAGGCAGTTGCGCAGGCCGAAATTGTGCTTGGTGAATCAGGCCGAGTCTTGCTGCGCCCATCCGGCACCGAGCCCGTTGTCCGAGTCATGGTCGAGGCTGCCGAGCAGCATGTGGCAGAACAGCTAGCGAATGACCTCGCGGACGTCGTCCGCGCCCGAACCGCGCTCTAG
- the glmS gene encoding glutamine--fructose-6-phosphate transaminase (isomerizing), with protein sequence MCGIVGYTGNNDTVGVLMGGLKRLEYRGYDSAGIAVITDSGALDTRKKAGKLAVLSDDLNAHPLTAGNTGIGHTRWATHGGPTDVNAHPHLADDGRLALIHNGIIENFAPLKAELLEAGYTFESETDTEIVAVELGRAYREVGNLRDAFRAVVGRLEGTFTLLAVHSDEPGVVVAARHNSPLVVGLGDGENFLGSDVAAFVEHTHRAVAIGEDNIAVITPESVVVTDFAGNHVELEEFEIAWDATSADKGGWSSFMAKEIAEQPEAIANTLRGRIVDGIVEIPELAGLGADTLRDIDRIVIVACGTASYAASVARYAIEAWARVPVTVELSHEFRYSNPVLSERTLLISVSQSGETMDTLMAVKYGRDAGVKTLSVCNTQSATIPRESDGVIYTHAGPEVAVASTKAFIAQIVALYLFGLHLANVRGTLTAEELAELTEQLTGVPEQLAEVLEVTETVRTLAHWMADTRSVLFLGRHVGFPIALEGALKLKEISYIHAEGFAAGELKHGPIALIEPGQPVFVMVPSPRNSPVMHSKIVSNIQEIRARGARVIAIAEKGDAAVLPYADEVIPLPIAELFMQPLLTVVPLQLFALELSTAKGLDVDQPRNLAKSVTVE encoded by the coding sequence ATGTGTGGAATCGTGGGTTACACCGGAAATAATGACACCGTCGGCGTGCTGATGGGTGGACTCAAGCGACTCGAATATCGGGGATATGACTCAGCAGGCATTGCTGTGATCACCGATTCGGGGGCTCTTGACACCCGAAAGAAGGCCGGAAAACTGGCCGTCCTGAGCGACGACCTTAACGCGCACCCGCTCACAGCGGGCAATACCGGAATCGGTCACACGCGCTGGGCAACACACGGAGGACCAACCGACGTAAACGCCCACCCGCATCTTGCCGATGACGGGCGCCTTGCGCTCATTCACAACGGCATCATCGAAAACTTTGCGCCGCTTAAAGCCGAATTGCTTGAGGCCGGATACACGTTTGAAAGTGAAACGGACACGGAAATTGTTGCCGTCGAGCTTGGCCGCGCGTATCGCGAGGTCGGAAACCTTCGCGACGCATTCCGTGCGGTTGTCGGTCGCCTCGAAGGAACGTTTACGCTGCTCGCCGTCCACAGTGACGAGCCTGGAGTCGTTGTGGCTGCTCGCCACAACTCGCCGCTGGTCGTTGGCCTTGGTGACGGAGAAAACTTCTTGGGGTCCGACGTCGCCGCGTTTGTCGAGCACACGCACCGCGCCGTCGCCATCGGTGAAGACAACATTGCAGTCATTACGCCAGAGTCGGTTGTTGTTACCGATTTTGCGGGCAACCACGTTGAACTCGAAGAATTTGAAATCGCCTGGGACGCCACATCCGCCGATAAAGGTGGATGGTCGAGCTTCATGGCCAAAGAGATCGCAGAGCAGCCAGAGGCTATTGCTAACACCCTCCGCGGCCGCATTGTTGACGGAATCGTTGAGATTCCCGAGCTCGCGGGCCTCGGTGCTGACACGCTCCGCGATATCGACCGCATTGTTATCGTGGCTTGCGGAACCGCATCCTACGCCGCAAGCGTCGCGCGCTACGCGATCGAGGCGTGGGCACGCGTGCCCGTCACTGTCGAACTCAGCCACGAGTTCCGCTACAGCAACCCGGTGCTGAGCGAGCGCACGCTCCTCATCTCGGTCAGCCAATCAGGCGAGACCATGGATACGCTCATGGCCGTGAAGTACGGCCGCGACGCCGGAGTGAAAACGCTTTCGGTATGCAACACCCAGAGTGCAACGATTCCTCGCGAGTCGGACGGCGTCATTTACACGCACGCCGGACCAGAGGTAGCTGTTGCGTCGACCAAAGCATTCATTGCCCAGATTGTCGCTCTGTACCTCTTCGGCCTGCACCTGGCAAACGTTCGAGGCACGCTGACCGCAGAAGAGCTTGCCGAACTCACTGAGCAGCTCACTGGTGTTCCAGAGCAGCTTGCAGAGGTGCTTGAGGTCACTGAGACGGTTCGTACGCTTGCGCACTGGATGGCTGACACCCGTTCGGTACTGTTCCTCGGTCGCCACGTTGGGTTCCCGATTGCCCTTGAGGGCGCGTTGAAGCTCAAGGAGATTTCCTACATTCATGCCGAGGGCTTCGCCGCTGGCGAGCTGAAGCACGGCCCTATTGCGCTCATCGAGCCTGGACAGCCGGTTTTTGTGATGGTGCCGAGCCCGCGCAACTCGCCGGTGATGCACTCTAAGATCGTGTCGAACATCCAGGAGATTCGTGCCCGTGGCGCCCGCGTTATCGCGATCGCAGAGAAGGGCGACGCGGCGGTGCTTCCGTATGCGGACGAGGTCATTCCGCTTCCTATCGCAGAGCTCTTCATGCAGCCGCTGCTGACGGTGGTTCCATTGCAGCTGTTTGCCCTCGAACTGTCGACGGCAAAGGGCCTCGACGTTGACCAGCCGCGGAACCTCGCCAAATCGGTTACCGTCGAGTAA
- a CDS encoding sensor histidine kinase translates to MQLNKKLAELRENPRTYHLTVRARLTLTYAGLLLIAGAIMLAIIYVFIGLVPTYEFGTATSLSEPAELYSTRGYELTAPDYGAVFPDGTTAIAQTVVVSTRDDILRLLLIISIATLIILGVGGAIVGWIMAGRMLKPLQYVNAAASRAAKGELQHRIELDGPRDEITDLAATFDEMLGSLERSFGTYRRFAANASHELRTPLATSRAMIDVALLESGESEKAMLLRLRETNERSINTVEALLDLAEIESAEPSHSPVNLHHLAQEVIDESTADAVESCITLESNLTTAVASGDQVLARQLIRNLVENGLRHNVDGGFVRVSTSRAPRWVSITVSNSGPAVAPESVEYLADPFYRDGGRTNTTGQPNRGLGLSIVSAIVDRHGGTLTITPRAGGGLNVTAEFPAFEA, encoded by the coding sequence ATGCAATTGAACAAGAAACTCGCTGAACTCCGCGAGAACCCTCGCACGTATCACCTCACGGTGCGGGCGCGGCTGACGCTCACCTACGCAGGCCTGTTGCTCATCGCCGGCGCAATCATGCTTGCCATTATTTATGTCTTCATCGGGCTCGTGCCAACGTATGAATTTGGCACGGCCACCTCGCTCAGCGAGCCGGCAGAACTCTACTCGACTCGCGGCTACGAGCTGACCGCGCCCGACTACGGCGCCGTCTTTCCCGACGGCACAACGGCGATTGCCCAGACCGTTGTTGTCAGCACTCGAGACGATATTCTCAGGCTGCTGCTCATTATTTCTATCGCAACCCTCATCATTCTCGGGGTCGGCGGCGCAATTGTTGGCTGGATCATGGCGGGCCGGATGCTCAAGCCACTCCAGTACGTAAACGCGGCGGCCAGCCGTGCAGCGAAGGGCGAACTCCAGCACCGCATCGAGCTTGATGGGCCGCGCGATGAGATCACTGACCTTGCAGCGACGTTTGACGAGATGCTCGGCTCGCTTGAGCGATCCTTTGGTACCTATCGCCGATTCGCAGCGAATGCCTCCCACGAGCTGCGGACGCCGCTGGCAACGTCACGGGCCATGATCGATGTTGCGCTGCTTGAGTCCGGCGAAAGCGAAAAGGCCATGCTGCTGCGACTTCGAGAGACAAACGAGCGAAGCATCAATACGGTTGAGGCCCTGCTCGATCTTGCCGAAATTGAGTCGGCCGAGCCGTCGCATTCCCCCGTCAACCTGCACCATCTCGCGCAGGAGGTCATTGACGAGTCAACGGCTGACGCGGTTGAGTCCTGCATCACGCTGGAAAGCAACCTCACCACCGCGGTTGCAAGCGGTGACCAGGTCCTCGCCAGGCAGCTGATCCGGAACCTCGTTGAGAACGGCCTTCGGCACAACGTCGACGGCGGCTTCGTCCGGGTGTCTACGAGCAGGGCCCCTCGCTGGGTCAGCATCACCGTATCGAACAGCGGGCCGGCGGTTGCGCCGGAATCGGTTGAATACCTCGCTGACCCGTTCTATCGCGACGGTGGCCGCACGAACACCACAGGCCAGCCGAACCGCGGGCTCGGTCTCTCAATCGTTTCGGCGATTGTTGATCGCCACGGCGGGACGCTTACCATCACACCGCGCGCGGGTGGCGGGCTCAACGTGACGGCAGAGTTTCCGGCGTTCGAGGCATAG
- a CDS encoding LysE/ArgO family amino acid transporter yields MLAGLGLGFSLIIAIGVQNIFVLRQGIRGEHVLPVVLVCALSDAALILLGVTGLGVIIERAPLLITIIRWAGAAFLLTYAVLAARRVFTANSLDVTTEGKSAGLGATVLAVLALTWLNPHVYLDTVLLLGSIANTHGIDGRWWFAVGAVLASVIWFTALGYGARLLRPLFAKPIAWRVLDAIIAVVMLVLGVKLVLP; encoded by the coding sequence ATGCTTGCCGGCCTTGGCCTCGGCTTTTCGCTCATTATCGCCATTGGCGTACAGAATATCTTTGTCCTCCGTCAAGGCATCCGTGGGGAACACGTGCTGCCCGTTGTACTCGTCTGTGCGCTCTCCGACGCCGCGTTGATCCTTCTTGGCGTGACTGGGCTGGGGGTCATCATCGAGCGGGCACCCCTGCTCATCACGATTATTCGTTGGGCAGGGGCAGCGTTTCTTCTTACGTATGCGGTGCTGGCGGCCCGACGTGTGTTCACCGCGAACTCGCTCGACGTCACGACAGAAGGAAAATCTGCCGGGCTTGGAGCCACCGTGCTAGCGGTGCTTGCGCTCACCTGGCTCAACCCGCACGTGTACCTCGACACCGTGCTGTTGCTCGGGTCAATCGCAAACACGCACGGGATTGACGGCCGCTGGTGGTTCGCCGTCGGTGCGGTTTTGGCAAGTGTGATCTGGTTTACTGCTCTTGGATACGGGGCGAGGCTTCTTCGCCCGCTGTTTGCCAAGCCAATTGCTTGGCGTGTGCTTGACGCAATCATTGCCGTTGTGATGCTTGTGCTCGGCGTGAAACTGGTGCTTCCGTAG
- a CDS encoding response regulator, with the protein MRVLIVEDEAYLADAIRSALRLEAISADIVGDGNDALSAVEVNEYDVILLDRDIPGTHGDDVCKQLATRPCRPAILMLTAARLLRDRVGGLELGADDYLSKPFEFPELIARLRALTRRQFTALPPVLAMNGIQLDPFRREVFREGRYVNLTRKEFSVLEVLLRAEGGVVSAETLLEKAWDENANPFTNSVKVTISTLRRKLDEPWVIKTVAGVGYAIEQETR; encoded by the coding sequence GTGCGCGTACTTATTGTGGAAGACGAGGCCTATCTGGCCGACGCCATCCGGTCGGCGCTCCGCCTCGAAGCAATCTCGGCAGATATCGTTGGCGATGGGAATGACGCGCTGAGCGCGGTTGAGGTCAACGAGTACGACGTTATTTTGCTCGACCGAGACATTCCGGGAACGCACGGCGACGACGTCTGCAAGCAGCTCGCCACAAGGCCGTGTCGCCCTGCGATCCTCATGCTCACCGCTGCGCGGCTGCTTCGGGACAGAGTCGGTGGATTAGAACTTGGTGCCGACGACTACCTCTCAAAGCCGTTTGAGTTTCCCGAACTCATCGCGAGGCTGAGGGCCCTCACCCGGCGTCAGTTCACGGCGTTGCCGCCGGTTCTGGCGATGAACGGCATCCAGCTTGATCCGTTCAGGCGCGAAGTCTTCCGCGAGGGTCGCTATGTGAACCTCACCCGCAAAGAATTCTCGGTGCTCGAAGTCTTGCTACGAGCGGAAGGCGGGGTTGTCAGCGCGGAGACCCTGCTTGAGAAGGCATGGGATGAAAACGCAAACCCCTTTACCAACTCAGTAAAGGTCACCATCAGCACACTGCGGAGAAAACTCGACGAGCCGTGGGTCATCAAAACCGTTGCGGGAGTTGGCTATGCAATTGAACAAGAAACTCGCTGA
- a CDS encoding ArgP/LysG family DNA-binding transcriptional regulator: MDFHSDQLRAFAAVIDCGTFELAAQQLNITSSAVSQRIKALESAVGRVLLRRSKPLRPTDSGQVILRLARQTAAIQKDAIQALDPDRAEYTSVAVVINADSLSTWALPALASIPPEARICFDIRREDEAHSTRLLREGNVMAVITSDPEPVQGCVVSLLGKMRYLPLAAPAFAQRWLDGRQLSDALSAAPHLVFDQKDELQGTYLRERHGVVTNPPQHVIPSATDFTRAIVAGLGWGLVPEDLGRAEIANGSLLNFDEAGAVDVPLYWQQWSLSSAPLTVVADAIAATAAKRLR, encoded by the coding sequence GTGGACTTTCATTCTGACCAACTCAGGGCATTTGCCGCCGTCATTGATTGCGGCACGTTTGAGCTTGCCGCGCAGCAGCTCAACATCACCTCGTCGGCAGTCAGCCAGCGCATCAAAGCCCTCGAATCGGCGGTTGGCAGGGTTCTCCTGCGGCGAAGCAAGCCGCTGAGGCCAACCGATTCGGGACAGGTCATCCTTCGGCTCGCGAGGCAAACGGCCGCAATCCAGAAGGATGCCATTCAAGCACTCGACCCCGATAGGGCCGAATACACAAGCGTCGCTGTGGTCATCAACGCCGACTCGCTCTCTACCTGGGCGCTCCCAGCCCTCGCATCGATACCACCGGAGGCCCGCATCTGCTTCGACATCAGGAGGGAAGACGAAGCGCACTCAACCAGGCTCTTGCGCGAAGGAAATGTCATGGCGGTCATCACGTCAGACCCCGAACCAGTGCAGGGCTGCGTGGTGTCGCTCCTCGGCAAGATGCGTTACCTCCCCCTCGCGGCTCCCGCTTTTGCACAGCGCTGGTTGGACGGCAGGCAGCTCAGCGACGCGCTATCCGCCGCCCCACATCTTGTGTTTGACCAAAAGGATGAGCTGCAGGGCACCTACCTCCGCGAGCGGCACGGTGTTGTCACGAATCCCCCGCAGCACGTCATCCCCTCGGCAACCGATTTCACGAGGGCCATCGTGGCCGGGCTCGGCTGGGGCCTCGTTCCAGAAGATCTTGGTCGCGCCGAAATAGCGAACGGCTCACTTCTCAATTTTGACGAGGCTGGAGCGGTGGATGTTCCGCTCTACTGGCAGCAGTGGAGCCTCAGTTCTGCCCCGCTCACCGTTGTGGCAGATGCAATTGCAGCGACAGCGGCCAAGCGTTTGCGCTAA
- a CDS encoding peptidoglycan-binding protein codes for MTSETRKRSRPLLIGLGAFVLVGAVVAGIMLSRPPAPAEATKPDVEVTTASVSRGELTERVRAKGKLAFTNARKIGSSKQGTVTWLPDIGSVLAQGQALFYIDNEPVVLFRGTLPAWRSFEQGMTDGPDVQQLEQNLLDLGFLDGTPGETFNWLTTAAIKAWQKSIGLEQTGTIAVGDILFVPSDVRVTDHVAAAGDQAGPELMTVTNTDKRVSASIETAQSELAVVGASVSLQLPDGTQTTGTIESVGSPVEEETPMGGKTLKIPIQVRPDDAAIVAALNNITVTAVLTQVKRDDALILPVTALLAQPGGGFAVERVTGTGTKRKTATVPVELGAFADGQVEVVGGDLAEGDTVVVAE; via the coding sequence ATGACTTCGGAAACTCGCAAACGATCGAGGCCGCTGCTGATTGGCCTCGGCGCTTTCGTTCTTGTTGGTGCCGTTGTTGCGGGCATCATGTTGAGCAGGCCACCGGCCCCCGCAGAAGCAACAAAGCCTGACGTTGAGGTGACAACAGCATCCGTGAGTCGGGGCGAGCTCACCGAACGGGTTCGGGCCAAAGGAAAACTCGCGTTCACCAACGCTCGAAAGATTGGCTCAAGCAAACAGGGGACGGTCACCTGGCTTCCCGATATTGGAAGCGTACTGGCGCAAGGGCAGGCCCTGTTTTACATCGATAACGAGCCAGTTGTGTTGTTCAGGGGAACGCTTCCCGCCTGGCGTTCATTTGAGCAGGGCATGACCGACGGGCCCGACGTGCAACAGCTCGAGCAGAACCTGCTTGATCTGGGTTTTTTGGACGGCACGCCGGGTGAAACGTTCAACTGGCTCACAACGGCAGCAATTAAGGCCTGGCAAAAATCGATTGGTCTCGAACAAACCGGAACGATCGCAGTTGGTGACATCCTCTTTGTGCCCTCGGACGTCCGGGTAACGGACCACGTTGCTGCGGCTGGCGATCAAGCCGGCCCAGAGCTCATGACGGTGACGAACACGGACAAGCGGGTGAGCGCTTCAATCGAGACGGCGCAGAGCGAGCTTGCCGTCGTTGGAGCCTCCGTGAGCCTCCAGCTGCCTGACGGAACCCAAACAACGGGAACCATCGAGAGCGTTGGGTCGCCTGTTGAAGAGGAGACGCCGATGGGCGGTAAGACGCTCAAAATTCCGATCCAAGTGCGGCCAGACGACGCCGCCATCGTTGCCGCGCTGAATAACATCACGGTGACGGCAGTGCTGACCCAGGTCAAACGAGACGATGCCCTAATCCTTCCGGTGACGGCGCTGCTGGCCCAGCCTGGCGGCGGGTTTGCGGTTGAGCGGGTCACGGGTACCGGAACGAAGCGGAAAACGGCGACGGTTCCGGTTGAGCTTGGGGCGTTTGCTGATGGGCAGGTTGAGGTCGTTGGTGGGGATCTTGCCGAGGGCGATACCGTGGTGGTCGCAGAATGA